A genomic segment from Parolsenella catena encodes:
- a CDS encoding serine hydrolase → MSKQERVENFGVVAAASLAIAALALLASRLVAPVTSLDAGQRASAGTSIELIASARDSVCFSDELLNPLASQAEEGSPVEVQGATVPAAKLADLNAAIRAIESGGHDVGFLMLDTQTGTTVSYHADRLFYSASSIKGPYVTSVVRAALGDTVQADARIDAILRYSDNDAYASLRSQYGNDPMAALVDASGAEQLPHAGITDEVEAAAEPQSGQSIADNFYEFVTPEQMVALWDQCRAYLESGEPGAAWLANELQTPEISSLSHVGRAWGTTWAKAGWYPDDASGFATTVDAGVVRTETGDVVIAVMTTSPVDFPATAGVILPLLELHAELG, encoded by the coding sequence ATGAGCAAGCAGGAGAGGGTCGAGAACTTCGGCGTGGTCGCAGCCGCCTCGCTCGCCATCGCCGCGTTGGCGCTGCTCGCGTCCAGGCTCGTGGCACCCGTGACGAGCCTGGACGCCGGCCAGAGAGCGAGCGCAGGCACCAGCATCGAGCTGATCGCAAGCGCCCGGGACTCAGTTTGCTTCTCAGACGAGCTCCTCAATCCCCTGGCATCGCAGGCCGAGGAGGGCTCTCCCGTCGAGGTGCAGGGCGCCACCGTGCCCGCAGCCAAGCTCGCGGACCTCAACGCCGCCATCCGCGCCATCGAGTCGGGCGGCCACGACGTGGGCTTCCTCATGCTTGACACCCAGACGGGCACCACCGTGTCCTACCACGCGGACCGCTTGTTCTACTCGGCAAGCTCGATCAAGGGCCCCTACGTCACGAGCGTCGTGAGGGCCGCGCTGGGAGACACCGTCCAGGCAGATGCCCGCATCGATGCCATCCTGCGCTACTCGGACAACGACGCCTATGCCTCGCTCAGAAGCCAGTACGGCAACGACCCGATGGCGGCGCTCGTCGACGCATCGGGGGCCGAACAACTGCCCCATGCGGGAATCACGGACGAGGTGGAGGCCGCCGCCGAGCCACAGAGCGGGCAGAGCATCGCCGATAACTTCTATGAGTTCGTCACCCCGGAGCAGATGGTTGCGCTGTGGGACCAGTGCCGCGCATACCTCGAGTCTGGCGAGCCGGGCGCGGCATGGCTCGCCAACGAGCTCCAGACGCCGGAGATCTCGTCGCTCTCGCACGTGGGACGCGCATGGGGCACGACGTGGGCCAAGGCGGGCTGGTACCCAGACGACGCCTCCGGATTTGCCACCACGGTCGATGCGGGCGTCGTGCGCACGGAGACGGGCGACGTCGTCATCGCCGTCATGACCACGTCGCCCGTCGACTTCCCGGCAACGGCTGGCGTCATCCTGCCCCTGCTCGAGCTCCACGCCGAGCTCGGCTGA
- the murB gene encoding UDP-N-acetylmuramate dehydrogenase, with protein sequence MSQDRERLDALAHALESVVGADAVRRDEPMSAHTTFKVGGPADLFVSPASEDELVRVVRACRDTGVPHFLLGLGSDLLVGDGGYRGVMVDCAGALDDILMLGDPRERCQIVCEAGAAIADASALAASLGLTGLEFACGIPGSVGGAVFMNAGAYDGCCADVLESVRCLMPSGFVEEIPAGELEMGYRTSRVRTEGLVVLSATFALEPGDAAAIAARVAELTEARESKQPLELPSAGSTFKRPEGHFAGKLITDAGLKGYQVGGAAVSTKHAGFVVNVGGATAADVRAVISHVQDEVKRQFDVSLEPEVRFVGEF encoded by the coding sequence ATGTCACAGGACCGAGAAAGACTGGATGCCCTCGCCCATGCCCTGGAGAGCGTCGTGGGTGCGGACGCCGTGCGCCGCGACGAGCCGATGAGCGCGCACACCACCTTCAAGGTCGGTGGCCCCGCGGACCTGTTCGTCTCGCCCGCGTCCGAGGACGAGCTCGTGCGCGTCGTGCGCGCCTGCCGAGACACGGGGGTGCCCCACTTCCTTCTCGGCCTGGGCTCTGACCTGCTCGTGGGCGACGGCGGCTATCGCGGCGTCATGGTCGACTGCGCGGGTGCCCTCGACGACATCCTCATGCTCGGCGACCCGCGCGAGCGCTGCCAGATCGTGTGCGAGGCGGGCGCCGCCATCGCCGACGCCTCGGCGCTTGCGGCCTCGCTTGGCCTTACGGGCCTCGAGTTTGCCTGCGGCATCCCGGGAAGCGTCGGCGGTGCCGTGTTCATGAACGCCGGCGCCTACGACGGGTGCTGCGCCGACGTCCTCGAGAGCGTGCGCTGCCTCATGCCGAGCGGGTTTGTCGAGGAGATCCCCGCGGGCGAGCTCGAGATGGGCTACCGCACGAGTCGCGTGCGCACGGAGGGGCTCGTCGTGCTCTCCGCCACGTTTGCGCTCGAGCCCGGTGACGCCGCGGCCATCGCCGCGCGCGTGGCGGAGCTCACGGAGGCCCGCGAGAGCAAGCAGCCCCTCGAGCTGCCCAGCGCCGGCTCCACGTTCAAGCGCCCGGAGGGCCACTTCGCCGGCAAGCTCATCACCGATGCGGGCCTCAAGGGCTACCAGGTTGGCGGTGCCGCCGTCTCCACGAAGCACGCGGGCTTCGTCGTGAACGTGGGTGGAGCCACCGCCGCAGACGTGCGCGCGGTCATCTCGCACGTCCAGGACGAGGTCAAGCGCCAGTTCGACGTCTCTCTCGAGCCCGAGGTCCGCTTCGTGGGCGAGTTCTAG
- a CDS encoding ECF transporter S component — protein MATSTHQPNADAQGHLEFENTNRWSTRQLVTMALMCALGTVFSFVQIPLIPTAPFLTYDPSLVPAMVSGLAFGTGPGLVVGILTACLHGLVTGEWVGSLMNVVATVCYVAPAALVYARARSNAGAIGGLALGVVLATAGSIVANLTIGVAFWYGSADAIMPLILPAVLPFNLVKTILNSALTLVAFRSLTSLIKPEKGNGRA, from the coding sequence ATGGCCACATCCACGCATCAGCCAAATGCAGACGCTCAGGGACACCTCGAGTTCGAGAACACGAACCGCTGGTCCACGCGCCAACTTGTCACGATGGCGCTCATGTGCGCCCTGGGCACGGTCTTCTCGTTCGTGCAGATCCCGCTCATCCCGACGGCGCCGTTCCTCACGTATGACCCCTCCCTCGTGCCCGCCATGGTGAGCGGCCTGGCCTTTGGCACGGGCCCGGGACTTGTCGTGGGCATCCTCACCGCATGCCTCCACGGCCTGGTCACCGGCGAGTGGGTGGGCTCGCTCATGAACGTGGTCGCCACCGTCTGCTATGTGGCGCCCGCCGCACTCGTCTACGCGCGCGCCCGCAGCAACGCGGGCGCCATCGGTGGCCTGGCCCTGGGCGTCGTGCTCGCCACGGCCGGCTCCATCGTTGCCAACCTCACGATCGGCGTTGCGTTCTGGTACGGCTCCGCAGACGCCATCATGCCGCTCATCCTCCCCGCGGTGCTGCCGTTCAACCTGGTGAAGACCATCCTGAACTCAGCGCTCACGCTCGTCGCGTTCAGGTCCCTCACCAGCCTCATCAAGCCTGAGAAGGGCAACGGGCGCGCATGA